The Mycolicibacterium mucogenicum DSM 44124 genomic sequence TGGTTTCCTTCGCGCAAGAGCTGGCGTTGGATCACGCGTACACCGGGGGGGCTGTCCGGCACTGCCGATCCTGTGCCGGCTGAAAGATTCTGGTGGTCAGAACTAGGGCATCAAGGCAGCATCAAGGCAGACAGCAACAGCTGCATACGCGCTTGAAGTCGACATGCCGCCGCATTACCAATGCGGAACCGAGGGCGCGGTTGAGGCTGGCGGACACCCGGCCATTCTGCCATGAACAGGACATTC encodes the following:
- a CDS encoding Ms4527A family Cys-rich leader peptide, yielding MISNLARLGRMSCSWQNGRVSASLNRALGSALVMRRHVDFKRVCSCCCLP